One window of the Labilibaculum sp. genome contains the following:
- the yaaA gene encoding peroxide stress protein YaaA, which yields MLIVISPAKTLDFESPALSNIHSDASFLKESNLLIKELRKLKVDDIADLMGISPKLAQLNFERFHEWNTPFTAENSKQALLAFKGDVYTGIDASSFSEEDFLRSQTDLRILSGLYGVLKPMDLIQAYRLEMGKKIKTGRGDNLYQFWGESITKSINQSLKENNHNHLINLASNEYFKAINKKKIEAEIITPIFKDLKNGEYKMISFFAKKARGLMTRFIIQNKITDPEELKAFDLDGYMYNPMLSKKNDPIFTRDH from the coding sequence ATGCTAATTGTAATATCACCTGCCAAAACACTGGATTTTGAAAGTCCGGCACTCTCAAACATACATTCTGATGCTTCATTTTTAAAAGAATCCAATCTTTTAATCAAAGAGCTTCGAAAACTGAAAGTCGATGACATTGCCGACCTGATGGGAATCAGTCCGAAACTTGCACAACTGAATTTTGAAAGATTCCACGAGTGGAATACTCCCTTTACAGCAGAAAATTCAAAACAAGCTTTATTGGCCTTTAAAGGCGATGTTTATACGGGTATTGATGCCTCCTCTTTCTCTGAGGAAGATTTTCTAAGATCCCAAACCGATCTTAGAATCCTTTCCGGACTATATGGCGTTCTTAAACCAATGGATTTGATTCAGGCCTATCGTCTTGAAATGGGCAAAAAGATAAAAACGGGCAGAGGAGATAATTTGTATCAATTCTGGGGCGAATCAATCACCAAATCAATTAATCAAAGTTTAAAAGAAAACAATCACAATCATTTAATAAATCTAGCCTCTAACGAATACTTTAAAGCCATCAATAAAAAGAAGATTGAAGCCGAAATAATCACTCCTATTTTTAAAGACTTAAAAAATGGGGAATACAAAATGATTAGCTTCTTTGCCAAAAAAGCAAGAGGATTAATGACTCGATTCATTATTCAGAATAAAATTACCGATCCCGAAGAATTAAAAGCTTTTGATTTGGATGGATACATGTACAATCCAATGCTTTCAAAAAAAAATGATCCTATTTTCACAAGAGATCATTAA
- a CDS encoding prolyl oligopeptidase family serine peptidase gives MKRYFVPTMMVLLTATTCSFAQKENSKSITIENWLQTDPVSLQLPAFHSTKNIEGKTFELQNLLQDNQLEIDELQPAEKDNLKWNGENLQWSKTATNKKGFTGSKSAENSLLFYASYFSADEWMQAKLIIEAYPLLEVYIDGEKKISHYKAETDDAKELSEELKIEPGKHCILVKVVSGKKNDFKLGITPNKPWDENNIKLSLSPQQSVTIHKILDGENVRNIELSSDGKFALLSYSRTLPPSDNSENWKEIQEIESGKILYSFRGSQLANIQWLPTGNRISYTKEYNEKTSLFIFDFENGRETEIANSIADFSDYNWTPDGKQIIFSVTKDYSEDWKIRKIQGMEDRLPWFRTRSFLYKLDVDSGVKQRLTYGTITTGLQDISPDSKYILFSQSRPDYEEYPYDKQNLYQMNLETFEIDTIWKDKLFGGSAKYSPDGTQLLVQAGPSCFGKLGENIGKQPLANNYDGQLYIFDLKNKKAEPITIDFDPSVSQAVWNKRDKNIYLKANDKDYIRLYRYQPTNKEFNALQINSDVIGNFSLSADGKNIACTACSISSPYKAFVYELASNTSKLISNPQKQNLKNVKFGKTEDWNFTKEDGKTIIGRIYYPPNFDSNKKYPVIVNYYAGTSPVERSYGGRYPLNLYASMGYVVYLLQPSGAVGFGQEFSAEHQNNWGITTADEIIEGTKKFLKAHSFADADHVGCIGASYGGFMTMLLQTRTNIFAAAISHAGISDITSYWGEGYWGYSYSVNASGKSFPWNNRNLYIDQSPLFNADKVVTPMLLIHGSVDTNVPLGESIQMYQALKLLWKDVDFVQVKNQDHHIKNYTQRILWNNTIFAYFAKHLKKQAQWWQDLYPDKNL, from the coding sequence ATGAAAAGATATTTTGTACCTACAATGATGGTACTGCTAACTGCAACCACATGCAGCTTCGCACAAAAAGAGAACAGCAAAAGCATTACAATTGAAAACTGGCTTCAAACCGATCCTGTAAGTTTACAACTACCAGCTTTCCACTCTACAAAAAACATCGAAGGAAAAACCTTCGAATTACAAAACCTTTTACAGGACAATCAGCTTGAAATAGATGAACTTCAACCTGCTGAAAAGGACAATTTAAAGTGGAACGGTGAAAACTTACAATGGAGCAAAACAGCCACCAATAAAAAAGGTTTTACAGGCAGCAAATCTGCCGAAAACAGTCTTTTGTTTTATGCGTCTTATTTCTCTGCGGATGAATGGATGCAAGCAAAATTAATTATAGAAGCCTATCCACTTCTTGAAGTGTATATCGATGGAGAAAAAAAGATTTCACACTACAAGGCAGAAACTGATGATGCCAAGGAGCTTTCGGAAGAACTTAAGATTGAACCCGGTAAACACTGCATCCTTGTAAAAGTTGTAAGCGGGAAAAAGAACGACTTTAAACTTGGTATTACTCCAAATAAGCCCTGGGATGAAAACAATATAAAATTATCCTTATCGCCGCAACAAAGCGTTACCATTCATAAAATATTGGATGGCGAAAATGTACGAAACATCGAATTATCTTCTGATGGTAAATTTGCCTTACTTAGTTACAGCAGAACACTTCCTCCATCGGACAATAGTGAGAACTGGAAAGAAATTCAGGAAATTGAGAGCGGAAAAATCTTATACTCCTTCCGGGGAAGTCAACTGGCAAATATTCAGTGGCTGCCTACAGGAAACCGTATTTCGTACACCAAAGAATACAACGAAAAAACAAGCCTTTTTATTTTTGATTTTGAAAACGGAAGAGAAACGGAAATTGCCAATAGTATTGCTGATTTTTCGGATTACAACTGGACTCCCGATGGGAAACAAATCATTTTCTCAGTAACGAAAGATTATTCGGAAGATTGGAAAATCAGAAAAATTCAAGGAATGGAAGATCGTTTGCCTTGGTTTCGAACCCGAAGTTTCTTATACAAACTGGATGTTGACAGCGGCGTAAAACAACGCTTAACTTATGGAACGATCACAACCGGCTTGCAGGATATCAGTCCCGACAGCAAATACATTCTTTTTTCTCAATCACGTCCCGATTACGAGGAATATCCTTACGATAAACAAAATCTTTATCAGATGAACCTCGAAACTTTCGAGATTGATACCATCTGGAAAGACAAACTTTTTGGTGGTTCGGCAAAATACTCTCCTGACGGCACTCAGCTTTTGGTTCAGGCAGGTCCTTCCTGCTTTGGGAAACTTGGCGAAAACATTGGAAAACAGCCATTGGCCAATAATTACGACGGACAATTGTACATTTTCGATCTGAAAAACAAAAAAGCCGAACCAATCACAATTGATTTCGACCCATCAGTTAGCCAGGCTGTTTGGAACAAAAGGGACAAGAATATCTATTTAAAAGCAAATGATAAAGATTACATCCGACTGTATCGTTACCAACCAACTAATAAGGAATTCAACGCTTTACAAATAAATTCAGATGTTATTGGCAACTTTAGCCTTTCGGCCGACGGAAAAAACATTGCCTGCACGGCATGCAGCATATCTTCACCTTACAAAGCTTTTGTTTATGAATTGGCTTCGAATACAAGTAAGCTAATCTCTAATCCGCAAAAACAAAATCTAAAAAACGTGAAATTTGGAAAAACAGAAGACTGGAATTTCACCAAAGAAGATGGCAAAACCATTATTGGAAGAATTTACTATCCTCCAAATTTCGACTCCAATAAAAAATATCCTGTAATTGTAAACTATTATGCAGGCACATCACCCGTTGAAAGAAGCTATGGCGGCCGATATCCTTTGAATCTTTATGCATCAATGGGATATGTTGTTTATCTGCTTCAGCCAAGCGGAGCCGTTGGTTTTGGGCAGGAATTCTCAGCAGAACACCAAAACAACTGGGGAATTACCACTGCTGATGAAATTATTGAGGGAACTAAAAAATTCTTAAAAGCTCATTCTTTTGCTGATGCAGATCACGTAGGTTGTATTGGTGCATCCTACGGTGGATTTATGACGATGTTGCTGCAAACAAGAACCAATATTTTTGCTGCAGCCATTTCACACGCCGGAATTAGTGACATTACCAGTTACTGGGGCGAAGGATATTGGGGATATTCTTACAGTGTGAATGCTTCCGGTAAATCATTTCCTTGGAACAATCGAAATCTATATATCGATCAAAGTCCATTATTCAATGCTGATAAAGTTGTAACACCAATGTTACTAATTCACGGAAGTGTTGACACGAATGTACCTCTTGGTGAAAGCATTCAAATGTATCAGGCATTAAAATTACTGTGGAAAGATGTCGATTTTGTTCAGGTAAAGAATCAAGATCATCACATTAAGAATTATACCCAACGAATACTTTGGAACAACACCATATTTGCCTATTTCGCAAAACACTTAAAAAAACAAGCACAATGGTGGCAGGATTTATATCCGGATAAAAATTTATAG
- a CDS encoding MATE family efflux transporter, producing the protein MHHNIRVREGILDQLNKLGRLWNYFLEALSGSEKIYTNGKISKALFMLAIPMVLEMIFESVFAVADIFFVSKLGDDAVATVGITESVITIVYAIGFGLSMATTALVARRIGENKPEEASKVSFQAIVTGVFVSVFIAFAGIFYSKDLLALMGANSTIVNEMSGYATIILGSNVIIMLLFINNAIFRSAGDAALSMRVLIVANCLNLVLDPLLIFGWGPIPAMGVEGAAIATSLGRGLAVVYQFVMLGKGKGKIHLKWKHIQLKWATIKQLVSLSVGGIGQSIIATSSWIGLMRIMAEFGSAAIAGYTIAIRLLIFILLPSWGLSNAAATLVGQNLGANQPERAEKSVWAAGKINVVFLGLMGIVFYLFPRFFIELFTPDEFIVSNGIQALQIISMGFVFYGLGMVLLNAINGAGDTRTPTYFNLISFWIIEIPLAYFLAIQLGWDEKGVFYSIIIAEMTLTLIALFWFKQGKWKLMKV; encoded by the coding sequence ATGCACCATAATATAAGAGTAAGGGAAGGAATTTTAGATCAATTAAATAAGCTTGGGAGACTGTGGAACTATTTTCTGGAGGCACTCTCGGGAAGTGAAAAAATATATACCAACGGGAAGATTAGCAAAGCGCTTTTTATGCTTGCGATTCCTATGGTATTGGAAATGATTTTTGAATCGGTATTTGCTGTGGCCGATATATTTTTCGTTTCCAAATTGGGTGACGACGCTGTGGCTACAGTAGGAATTACCGAGTCGGTGATCACCATTGTGTATGCAATAGGTTTTGGATTATCGATGGCAACAACCGCTTTGGTTGCCCGGCGCATAGGCGAGAACAAACCAGAAGAAGCATCAAAGGTTTCATTTCAGGCCATTGTAACAGGTGTGTTTGTATCTGTATTTATTGCGTTTGCCGGGATTTTTTACTCGAAGGATTTATTGGCTTTAATGGGAGCTAATTCAACCATTGTGAATGAAATGTCGGGCTATGCGACCATTATTTTGGGAAGTAACGTGATTATCATGCTTCTTTTCATCAATAATGCCATATTTCGTTCGGCGGGTGATGCTGCTTTATCGATGAGGGTATTAATTGTTGCGAATTGTTTGAATCTTGTTTTGGATCCATTGTTGATTTTTGGTTGGGGACCAATCCCGGCCATGGGAGTAGAAGGAGCCGCTATTGCTACAAGTCTGGGACGAGGCTTGGCGGTAGTTTACCAATTTGTTATGCTTGGCAAGGGAAAAGGGAAGATTCATTTAAAATGGAAACATATTCAGCTAAAATGGGCGACAATTAAACAATTGGTCAGCTTATCGGTTGGAGGAATAGGGCAAAGCATCATTGCTACATCGAGTTGGATTGGTTTGATGAGGATCATGGCAGAATTTGGAAGTGCAGCCATAGCCGGTTACACCATTGCCATTCGGCTGCTGATATTCATCCTCCTGCCTTCCTGGGGATTGAGCAACGCTGCAGCGACATTGGTTGGTCAGAACTTGGGAGCAAATCAGCCGGAAAGGGCTGAGAAATCGGTTTGGGCTGCAGGAAAAATTAATGTCGTATTTTTGGGCTTAATGGGAATTGTTTTTTACCTGTTTCCACGTTTTTTTATTGAATTATTTACTCCGGATGAATTCATTGTAAGTAACGGAATTCAAGCATTGCAAATAATCAGCATGGGTTTTGTTTTTTATGGTTTAGGAATGGTACTGCTGAATGCAATAAACGGAGCCGGAGATACCCGGACACCAACCTATTTTAATCTGATTAGTTTCTGGATTATTGAAATTCCACTTGCTTATTTCCTGGCCATTCAATTGGGTTGGGATGAAAAGGGAGTATTTTATTCGATAATAATAGCAGAAATGACGCTTACATTAATTGCCCTTTTTTGGTTTAAACAAGGGAAGTGGAAGTTGATGAAAGTATAG
- the rlmD gene encoding 23S rRNA (uracil(1939)-C(5))-methyltransferase RlmD yields MGRNRKQKPLLEKVVIEKLAAEGKAIGRVDEKIVFVTGVIPGDIVDVQVNKKRKSFMEGYPVAFHKHSPMKIDAFCEHFGVCGGCKWQNLPYEEQLKFKQQEVIDNLERIGKVELNGINDILASEKTEFYRNKLEFTFSNKRYLTNEEIALSDDIKRTPALGFHVPKLFDKVVDINKCHLQPEPSNAVRLAVKEYAFANNLSFFDIRNQEGFLRTLVIRTSTTGDNMIIVVFYHEDVEKREGLLNHLAEKFPEISSLMYIINEKANDSITDQDAILYKGVDHIFEQMEDLRFKIGPKSFYQTNSEQAYNLYCKTREFAELTGDEVVYDLYTGTGTIANFIAKQAKKVIGIEYVPEAIADAKVNSEINGISNTEFFAGDMKNVLTKEFIELHGQPDTIIVDPPRAGMHTDVVETILHAAPKRIVYVSCNSATQARDLAMMDEAYKVTKVQAVDMFPHTHHVENIVQLERR; encoded by the coding sequence GTGGGAAGAAATAGAAAGCAAAAACCACTTCTGGAAAAAGTAGTAATAGAGAAGTTAGCCGCCGAAGGCAAGGCGATTGGGAGAGTTGATGAAAAAATCGTATTTGTTACCGGTGTAATACCAGGCGATATTGTTGATGTGCAAGTCAACAAAAAGCGTAAAAGTTTTATGGAAGGCTATCCTGTTGCTTTTCACAAACATTCACCCATGAAGATAGATGCTTTTTGTGAGCATTTTGGGGTTTGCGGTGGCTGCAAATGGCAAAATCTACCCTACGAAGAACAACTAAAATTTAAACAACAGGAAGTTATTGACAATTTAGAACGGATTGGCAAAGTAGAACTGAATGGTATAAATGATATTCTGGCATCAGAAAAAACTGAATTTTACCGCAACAAACTTGAATTTACTTTTTCGAACAAGCGTTATCTTACCAATGAGGAAATTGCACTTAGCGATGATATAAAAAGAACTCCTGCTCTTGGTTTTCACGTACCAAAATTATTCGACAAGGTGGTTGATATTAACAAATGTCACCTGCAGCCGGAACCATCAAATGCTGTTCGTTTGGCCGTTAAAGAATATGCTTTTGCAAACAACTTATCCTTTTTCGATATCAGAAATCAGGAAGGATTTCTGCGGACATTGGTAATTAGAACCTCAACAACCGGCGACAACATGATTATTGTGGTATTTTACCATGAAGATGTTGAGAAGCGGGAAGGATTATTGAATCATCTGGCAGAAAAATTCCCGGAAATCTCTTCATTGATGTATATCATTAATGAAAAAGCCAACGACTCAATTACCGATCAGGATGCCATCTTGTACAAAGGTGTAGATCATATTTTTGAGCAAATGGAAGATCTGCGTTTTAAAATTGGTCCAAAATCGTTCTACCAAACCAATTCGGAGCAAGCCTACAATTTGTATTGCAAAACACGAGAATTTGCCGAATTAACAGGTGACGAAGTAGTTTACGATTTGTATACCGGAACCGGAACCATTGCTAATTTTATTGCAAAACAGGCAAAAAAAGTTATCGGAATTGAATACGTTCCCGAGGCCATTGCCGATGCTAAGGTGAATTCTGAAATTAACGGAATCAGCAACACTGAATTTTTCGCCGGGGATATGAAAAATGTTCTCACCAAAGAATTCATTGAGCTTCACGGCCAGCCGGACACCATTATTGTCGATCCGCCACGGGCAGGAATGCACACCGATGTGGTTGAAACCATTCTGCACGCTGCTCCAAAACGCATTGTTTATGTGAGCTGTAATTCGGCTACTCAGGCACGCGATTTAGCTATGATGGACGAAGCCTACAAAGTAACCAAAGTACAGGCTGTTGATATGTTCCCGCACACACATCATGTGGAGAATATTGTGCAGCTGGAGAGAAGGTAA